A portion of the Scylla paramamosain isolate STU-SP2022 chromosome 2, ASM3559412v1, whole genome shotgun sequence genome contains these proteins:
- the LOC135113742 gene encoding major centromere autoantigen B-like isoform X1 translates to MRVSLFLLSFLVAAASAGVTRTLTTLQAPEDTPTTTPITTTTTSSTSSSTPSESRTEESREEEEEEEERRVGVNGWLAAPTQAPATSSPQTEAPEKPGLCESPKGYGIRCMTRMDQCKHDQGCPSATKCCIVEECGKMCVKPKPTSTDTKEATKTTVKKNKGAKESSKQEKEEEEKAVVARQDELEQIMEEGQEEERTVDVLPLDVQGEEGENQEVQNEQVIHEIQAQEEENVTSAAPTDVESS, encoded by the exons gtggcagcagcGTCGGCAGGCGTCACCAGGACCCTAACCACCCTCCAGGCCCCTGAGGACAcgcccaccaccacgcccatcaccaccactaccacttcatccacctcctcttccacgccCTCGGAATCACGTACAGAGGAgtccagggaggaggaggaggaggaagaggagcgtcGGGTGGGCGTGAATGGGTGGCTCGCGGCGCCCACTCAAGCTCCTGCCACCTCCAGCCCCCAAACTGAGGCCCCTG AAAAGCCTGGATTGTGTGAGTCTCCTAAGGGGTATGGCATCAGGTGCATGACGCGCATGGACCAGTGCAAGCATGACCAGGGCTGCCCGAGCGCCACCAAATGCTGTATAGTCGAGGAGTGCGGCAAGATGTGCGTCAAGCCCAAGC CGACCTCCACAGATACCAAGGAGGCGACCAAGACCACtgtaaagaagaacaagggagCGAAGGAGAGCAgtaagcaggagaaggaggaggaggagaaagctgTGGTCGCGAGGCAGGATGAACTTGAACAGATCatggaggaaggacaggaggaggagaggacagtaGACGTATTGCCTCTTGATGTTCaaggcgaggagggagagaatcagGAAGTACAAAATGAACAAGTTATCCATGAAATTCAagcacaggaagaagaaaatgtgactTCTGCAGCACCAACTGATGTAGAGAGCAGTTAA
- the LOC135113742 gene encoding uncharacterized protein LOC135113742 isoform X2, translating to MRVSLFLLSFLVAAASAGVTRTLTTLQAPEDTPTTTPITTTTTSSTSSSTPSESRTEESREEEEEEEERRVGVNGWLAAPTQAPATSSPQTEAPEKPGLCESPKGYGIRCMTRMDQCKHDQGCPSATKCCIVEECGKMCVKPKRKTAH from the exons gtggcagcagcGTCGGCAGGCGTCACCAGGACCCTAACCACCCTCCAGGCCCCTGAGGACAcgcccaccaccacgcccatcaccaccactaccacttcatccacctcctcttccacgccCTCGGAATCACGTACAGAGGAgtccagggaggaggaggaggaggaagaggagcgtcGGGTGGGCGTGAATGGGTGGCTCGCGGCGCCCACTCAAGCTCCTGCCACCTCCAGCCCCCAAACTGAGGCCCCTG AAAAGCCTGGATTGTGTGAGTCTCCTAAGGGGTATGGCATCAGGTGCATGACGCGCATGGACCAGTGCAAGCATGACCAGGGCTGCCCGAGCGCCACCAAATGCTGTATAGTCGAGGAGTGCGGCAAGATGTGCGTCAAGCCCAAGC GCAAAACTGCTCACTAA